One window from the genome of Hydractinia symbiolongicarpus strain clone_291-10 chromosome 1, HSymV2.1, whole genome shotgun sequence encodes:
- the LOC130631380 gene encoding gamma-interferon-inducible lysosomal thiol reductase-like, producing the protein MLLKKKLKKQFFSKYQSPALCKSGLFLLVNICPVVDSKIKGCKMHRRLFLCVLFAVIALSVGKPNPCDKGPDYWCENEEKAARCGVLEFCKLKYPEKMRLETPKAYKTAAPVKVELYYESLCGGCRAFIMQQLFPTFQKLAASQIIDIGLYPYGNARETQVGQSWRFDCQHGEEECALNLVETCALHLLVHQNQFMPYIHCLESNPSMENAKSCAAQFKIEWGPIGSCSNGTQGNHLEHEMATKTNALNPPHQYVPWIVVNGVHTNDIQESAQTDLMHLVCQTYTGVQPHACRIHAQPPKATKCYKN; encoded by the coding sequence ATGCTTCTAAAAAAGAaactgaaaaaacaatttttcagtAAATACCAATCGCCTGCATTATGTAAATCAGGGCTGTTTTTGCTTGTAAACATTTGTCCTGTGGTAGATTCGAAAATTAAAGGTTGCAAGATGCATCGCAGGCTGTTTTTGTGTGTCTTGTTTGCAGTGATTGCCTTGTCTGTAGGTAAACCTAATCCATGCGATAAGGGACCTGACTACTGGTGTGAAAATGAGGAAAAAGCAGCCAGATGTGGTGTATTAGAGTTCTGTAAACTCAAATACCCTGAAAAAATGAGATTGGAAACACCAAAAGCATACAAAACTGCAGCTCCAGTAAAGGTTGAACTCTATTATGAAAGTCTATGTGGAGGTTGCAGAGCCTTTATTATGCAACAACTTTTTCCCACATTTCAAAAATTGGCTGCTTCTCAAATCATAGATATTGGATTGTATCCTTATGGTAATGCACGTGAAACACAAGTAGGACAAAGTTGGAGATTCGATTGTCAACATGGCGAAGAAGAGTGCGCATTAAACTTAGTTGAAACATGTGCTTTACATCTGCTTGTTCATCAGAATCAGTTTATGCCATACATTCATTGCCTTGAGTCAAATCCTAGTATGGAAAATGCTAAATCTTGTGCAGCTCAATTCAAAATTGAATGGGGACCAATTGGCAGCTGTTCTAATGGAACACAAGGTAATCACTTGGAACATGAGATGGCTACAAAAACAAATGCGTTAAATCCTCCACACCAATATGTACCATGGATCGTTGTGAATGGTGTTCACACAAATGATATTCAAGAAAGTGCACAAACTGATTTGATGCATCTCGTTTGCCAAACGTACACTGGTGTTCAACCTCATGCCTGTCGAATCCATGCACAACCACCTAAGGCAACAAAATGctacaaaaattag